The genomic interval GAGAAAAGCCGCGCGGTGCTGCGGTGCACGTGTTCTGTCGAGGATCGGGTAGTGCTCGAAGGCGAAGCCGTGCTAATGGTCCCGCGGCGAGAGAGCAACCAGTGACGGGAGCCTGAACCGCGTGGAAATCGTGCGCGAATGGCGGGACCGGCCGGCGGAGACGCGTGGCGCCGTCCTGGCAATCGGGAATTTCGACGGCGTGCATCGTGGGCATCAGGCCCTGCTCAAGCGTGCCCAGCAGATTGCCGAGGACCGCGGCGCTAAGGCCGGGGCAATGGTGTTCGAGCCGCATCCACGCACCTTCTTCCAGCCGGACCGCCCTTTCTTCGAGCTGACGCCGATGCCGCGCAAGCTCCGGCTGATAGAGCTGTTCGGGCTGGATATCGCGGCGGTCGTGCGCTTCGACGCGGCGCTGGCCAGCCTGACGGCAGAAGAGTTCGTGCAGCAGGTACTGGTCAACGGGCTGCAAATCTCGCACGCGGTGGCCGGCTACAACTTTTTCTTCGGCAAGGGGCGCGGCGGCAACCCAACCGTGCTTCAGGAGCTGGGGACGCAGGCCGGCATTGGCGTTGACATCGTCGACGCTGTCGGGGGCGCGGGCGAAGTCTTCTCCTCCACGCGGGCGCGGGAATCGCTGGCCGAGGGCGACCCGCGCGGCGCCGCGGAGGTCCTCGGCTACTGGTGGCGCGTCGTCGGCGAGGTCACCGGCGGCGCGGGGCGGGGCCGGCACCTCGGTTTTCCGACGGCCAATATCACGCTCGCCGAAAGCCAGGTGCTACGCCATGGCATCTATGCCGTGCGCGTGCATGTCGACGGTGCGATCCGGCACGGGGCCGCCTATCTCGGTACCCGCCCGACTTTCGACGACGGGCCGGCGGTGCTGGAGACCTTCCTGCTGGACTACGACGGCGACCTCTACGGCAAGAAGCTGGAGGTCGAGTTCATCGCGTACATCCGCGACGATGCACGCTTCCCCGATGCGGACTCGCTCGTCGAGCAGATGCGCATCGACTGCGAGAAATCGGCGCAAATCCTTCGGGAAGTCGATGCAAACGACCCGATGCTGGCCTATCCGCTGGGCCGGGCCATCGCGGAGCACGGCTTCGGCGTCGCCTGAATCAGGCGCGCCGGGGCTGAAGCGCACGGTCTTCCACGCGGATGCGATAGGCCAACAGCGCCAGGTTCGCCGCCCCGAAGACAAGTGCCACCCACTCCAGCCCGAGGATCAGCGGCACCAGCGGAATTTCCAGTGCCACAACGACGTAATTTGGATGCCGCACGAAGCGGAACGGCCCGCCCGTTATCAGCGGCGCATCCGGCACGGTAACGATGCGGGTCGTCCAGTACGGGCCGAGCGTGGCAATCACCCAGATGCGCGCGGCCTGCAGCAGCACAAACGCCGCGAGCAGCACCCAAGGCACCGGCGGGGAGGGAGCCGTGAGCACGGCCAGCGTAATGAGCCAGGTCGCATGAAGCAGCACGAAGAGCGGATAGTGCTCCGCGCCGATCTCCTGCCCGCCGCGGGCCAGCAGCGCCTGCGTGTTCTTGCGGGCGTAGGCCAGTTCGGCCAGCCGCTGCACGACCAGCCAGGCAACCAGCATATAGGCCCAGCCAAAGGTCATGCCGCCTCGCCGTTCAGCGTAAGGAGCTGAAACGCGCCGGTGAAGCCCGGCCCGAGCGCCGTCATCAAGAGCTGGCCGCGCGCGCCGCGTCGGCGCAACTCGTCGAGCACGAACAGCACCGTAGGCGCCGACATGTTGCCATAGCCGCGCAGCACGTCGCGCTCCGCCTCCAGCCCGCCGCGCTCGATCCCGAAGACATCCTCAAGCGCGTCCAGCACCTTGACCCCGCCAGGATGGCAGCAGGGCCGGTCTATCGCCGCAGGGTCCAAGCCGACACGCTCCAGGAAGCTGTGCATGGCGTCATTGAACGCGCCAGCGACGATCTGCGGAATGTCGCGGTGGAAGATGACATCGAAACCCTGATCATCCACGTCCCAGCCCATGACATTCAGGGTGTTCTGCCACAGATGCTCGCCTCCTGCGCCCAGCGCCCCGAGCGGCGCCTCACCCCCGCCCTCGCTCGAAAGCACAGCAGCCGCCGCGCCGTCACCGAACAGCGCGGTCGCCACGAGGTTGCTTTTCGTGAGCCTGTCATAGCGAAAGGCAAGCGTGCAAAGCTCGACGACAATCAGCAGCACGCGCGCCCCCGGCTGAGCCACCGCCATCTGCGCCGCACGCGTCATGCCCGAGACACCGCCGGCACACCCCAGCCCGAACACCGGCAGCCGTTGTACATCCGGACGAAACGGCATGATGTTCATCAGCCGCGCCTCGATCGAGGGCGTAGCGATCCCCGTCGAGCTGACGAAGACAATCGCATCAATATCACCGGCCGCCAGTGAAGCATCGGCCAGCGCACGGTCCGCTGCATGCTGCGCCAGCCCGGTGGCATGCGTCTCGTAAGACCGCGTCTTGTCGGCAATGCCCGCCGGCGCGTTGAACCAGTCAAGCGGCTGGCAGGCATAGCGGGTGTCGATCTGCGCGTTTGTGTAGACGCTCTCCAGCGTCCCGAACAGGTTGGTGCGTCCGCCGAAGATGCGCCGCGCATTCTCGATTACCGTCCGCTGGTCGAGACACTGCGCTGGCACCGCCGTCGCCAACCCGAGAAGCTGCGCCGAAGGCGCATGTGGCTGGCGCGAAGCGATAGGCTCGCGCTGATGATCGGCAAGATAGTCGTACATGAACTTCGCCTCTGGCAGCTCTGCAGGAATACGGTGCGCAGGCGCCGCCGGACGTGTTCAACATTTTGTGAAATCCGTAAACTTGTTCCGATCCGGCGCAGGGACATTGACACTACGTGATGAAAGTGAGAACGTAACCGGAACATTTACGCGAACGGACACGCTCAGCATCGCGCCGGTGTGGAAAATGATGGCCGCCGGTAGCTGGCAGCGGCGACGGGCGGTTAGTCTCATGAGCGAGTGTGGCCGCGAAGGCGCGGCGCGAAAGGCATGAGAAAGGACAAGCGATGGCCGGTTCCGTCAATAAAGTCATTCTGGTCGGCAATCTCGGCGCCGACCCGGAAATCCGCCACACGCAGGACGGCCGTCCGGTTGCAAATCTGCGCGTTGCGACCTCGGAGAGTTGGCGCGACCGGAACACCGGCGAGCGCCGCGAAAAGACCGAGTGGCACAATGTCGTGATCTTCAGCGAGGGCCTTTGCAAGATCGCGGAGCAGTACTTGCGCAAGGGCTCGAAGATCTATCTCGAAGGCCAGCTCCAGACCCGGAAATGGCAGGACCGCGAGGGCAACGACCGCTACACGACCGAAGTCGTTCTCCAGGGGTTCAATGCGACGCTGACCATGCTTGACGGTCGCAACGGCGGCATGGGGGCCGGTCAGGGCATGGGCATGAATGAAGGCGGCCAGTCAGGTTATGACCGGGGTCCGTCTGGCGGATCGCGCGGCGGCGGACAGCCGGCCGAAAACTTCGATCAGGACCTCGACGACGAAATCCCGTTCTGATCGCTACCACTGCGTCTCGCGCGCTTCCAGGAAGGCGTCTTCTTCCAGCGTCGACATCCGTACGAGGGCAGCGTTGCGCTGCGGAAAGCGGCCGAAGCGGTCGATCACCTTCTTATGCTGACGCGCAAACTCCGTGTACTGCGCATTGCCAAGCGCGCTGATGAGGCCGAGCGCCCGCGCCTGATCCGCCGGGCTCTCGCTGTGCTCGAACGGCAGGTAGAGAAACAGCCGTTCGTCCACGTTTAACTCCGCATCGAATTCGTGCTGTATCGCCTCGTGAGCCAGCAGCCGCGCCTTGGCGTCGGTGGCGAAGGCCGCCGCCGTTCCCCGAAACATGTTACGCGGAAACTGGTCGAGAACCAGCACCGCCGCGAGAACGCCGCGCGGCGTCTCCCGCCACTCTTCGGGAACCTTGCGGCGCAATCTGTGATAGAGATCGAGAAAACGCGCAGTGATCTGCTTATCCAGCGTCTGGTCGCGCCACCACTGCTCGGGCGTCAGCTCCTCGAACCAGAAATTCAGCACATCCAATGCTTGCGGCGGCAAGGAAATCGCGGTCATGTAATCCTCTCACAGGCCAAGCGCCTGAAGTTGCGCGGCGACGACCCCGTCGATGTCAAAACGCGTCGCGGCGATCCGCCGGCTCTCCTTGGCATAGCGCGGGATCAGGTCAGGCCGGCGCAACAGGCTCTGAAGCACGCCGGCCAGCGCCCCAGCATCGCCCGGTGCGAAGCGCTGGCCATTCACGTCTGACTGCACTGCCTGCCATCTGGCAGGCACATCTGCGCTGATCAGCGGCCGGCCGATGGCAAGCGCATGACTGACCTCCGCCGGCAGGCAGGGCACCTCATCTGGGAACACGACCGCGTGCGCCCGAGCCAGCAAACGCTCCATGTCTCGGCGCGGCCCGAGATAGCGCACGATCCCGCGATGCGCCTTCATCAGCCGCAGCAACTCCGCGGACGGCTCCTCGCCCGGCGGCGAGGCGACGAGATAGATCGCGCAGCCGCGGCGCGCCTGCAGCGCCCATGCGGTTTCGCAATAAAGTCCGACACCGGTCTCGCTGCCCGGATAGGCGATGGCAAGGAAAACCATACCTTTTGTCAACGGTGAGAGCGGCACATGCGTGAACCGCGACAGGTCGACGCCCGGCCCGGCGACGAACACCGGCTGCAGCCCGGGCGGCATCAGGCTGCGGCCGTCAACGACCGGATCGCGCCCGAGCCCCGGTACGATCGCCGCGTCGCAGCGCGACAGCAGGGCCGTGCATTCCCGCTGCAGCCGCCGGTCGCCGCAATTCGGCGCCAGTGCCTGAGCGACTTCCGGAAACGCCGCCACGACGCGCTCGACCTCTGCCCGTGCGGCCGCTGCGATGCCCAATCGACCGGCCGGCCAGGCCAGCGCCATCAGCACGTCCGGCGCAAGGCTCGTAAGCGCGAGCGCCAGCTCGCGGATGTCATGCTTGTCGCGACCGCTTCCCGGCAGGCTTATGGGCTCGACACCCAGCGCCGACAGCGCCCGGAAGGCTTCGGCATCCTGTGGTGCGAAACAGAACAGTTCATGGCCGCGCGCTCGCGCTTCGCGGATCAGCCTTGCCTGCCCGGCGATTACCTCGCAAGCATTGTTGGCGACCAGCACCGCACGCTGGCGCGCCGGAATCGTCCTGACCGGTGCAATCGCATCCGACGGTTCGGTGGCTGCTATACGTGTCATCCAGCCTGCCCCATCTGCGAATCACGCGCGAGTCTAACAGA from Dichotomicrobium thermohalophilum carries:
- a CDS encoding bifunctional riboflavin kinase/FAD synthetase; the protein is MEIVREWRDRPAETRGAVLAIGNFDGVHRGHQALLKRAQQIAEDRGAKAGAMVFEPHPRTFFQPDRPFFELTPMPRKLRLIELFGLDIAAVVRFDAALASLTAEEFVQQVLVNGLQISHAVAGYNFFFGKGRGGNPTVLQELGTQAGIGVDIVDAVGGAGEVFSSTRARESLAEGDPRGAAEVLGYWWRVVGEVTGGAGRGRHLGFPTANITLAESQVLRHGIYAVRVHVDGAIRHGAAYLGTRPTFDDGPAVLETFLLDYDGDLYGKKLEVEFIAYIRDDARFPDADSLVEQMRIDCEKSAQILREVDANDPMLAYPLGRAIAEHGFGVA
- a CDS encoding isoprenylcysteine carboxyl methyltransferase family protein, coding for MTFGWAYMLVAWLVVQRLAELAYARKNTQALLARGGQEIGAEHYPLFVLLHATWLITLAVLTAPSPPVPWVLLAAFVLLQAARIWVIATLGPYWTTRIVTVPDAPLITGGPFRFVRHPNYVVVALEIPLVPLILGLEWVALVFGAANLALLAYRIRVEDRALQPRRA
- a CDS encoding type III polyketide synthase, with product MYDYLADHQREPIASRQPHAPSAQLLGLATAVPAQCLDQRTVIENARRIFGGRTNLFGTLESVYTNAQIDTRYACQPLDWFNAPAGIADKTRSYETHATGLAQHAADRALADASLAAGDIDAIVFVSSTGIATPSIEARLMNIMPFRPDVQRLPVFGLGCAGGVSGMTRAAQMAVAQPGARVLLIVVELCTLAFRYDRLTKSNLVATALFGDGAAAAVLSSEGGGEAPLGALGAGGEHLWQNTLNVMGWDVDDQGFDVIFHRDIPQIVAGAFNDAMHSFLERVGLDPAAIDRPCCHPGGVKVLDALEDVFGIERGGLEAERDVLRGYGNMSAPTVLFVLDELRRRGARGQLLMTALGPGFTGAFQLLTLNGEAA
- a CDS encoding single-stranded DNA-binding protein, which encodes MAGSVNKVILVGNLGADPEIRHTQDGRPVANLRVATSESWRDRNTGERREKTEWHNVVIFSEGLCKIAEQYLRKGSKIYLEGQLQTRKWQDREGNDRYTTEVVLQGFNATLTMLDGRNGGMGAGQGMGMNEGGQSGYDRGPSGGSRGGGQPAENFDQDLDDEIPF
- a CDS encoding DUF924 family protein, which translates into the protein MTAISLPPQALDVLNFWFEELTPEQWWRDQTLDKQITARFLDLYHRLRRKVPEEWRETPRGVLAAVLVLDQFPRNMFRGTAAAFATDAKARLLAHEAIQHEFDAELNVDERLFLYLPFEHSESPADQARALGLISALGNAQYTEFARQHKKVIDRFGRFPQRNAALVRMSTLEEDAFLEARETQW
- a CDS encoding glycosyltransferase, with protein sequence MTRIAATEPSDAIAPVRTIPARQRAVLVANNACEVIAGQARLIREARARGHELFCFAPQDAEAFRALSALGVEPISLPGSGRDKHDIRELALALTSLAPDVLMALAWPAGRLGIAAAARAEVERVVAAFPEVAQALAPNCGDRRLQRECTALLSRCDAAIVPGLGRDPVVDGRSLMPPGLQPVFVAGPGVDLSRFTHVPLSPLTKGMVFLAIAYPGSETGVGLYCETAWALQARRGCAIYLVASPPGEEPSAELLRLMKAHRGIVRYLGPRRDMERLLARAHAVVFPDEVPCLPAEVSHALAIGRPLISADVPARWQAVQSDVNGQRFAPGDAGALAGVLQSLLRRPDLIPRYAKESRRIAATRFDIDGVVAAQLQALGL